GCACTCCTgaaatccgatttgcgcgtggtttgaactgttgaaaagcttgttcaatttgctttctaacccaagttgtttggataaaaaaaatcattcatatatcaagagatgtgaccattttaccctcattGGGTCGAAAATaatttatttcggtaaaacgcttaTATGTCCCTCATTGTAAATCgaatcaagacccattatatatcaataatttgagtttttaaagcaCTAAGAAATGATGGAatacaatcataaaaaaattcaagttttgtttACTTTGTTGGTTTCAAACAACAAAGTAAGCTGGATAGGTACGTAATTTATGTTTAACTCCATGATAATGAGAACCAAAACGTAGCCACATCTAGCAAGTCTATCTCGAGCAAGTCATCAACGTTAGCCATTCAGTGGAATTCAGTTGAAGCTGGAGCCCGTAAGGAACAAATTGCAGTGCATTGAAGATGAGCCTTGGTTATTTTGTTTGCCATATCCTTGTTTGGCGTTGGACAAAGCTTCCCTTGTTTTCTATAAAATCAGATATTGTCTAGAGTTAGGGGTGGTGGTGTAGCAATGTGTGTGCTGAGAGGCTGAGGTATAGTGGGGAGCCGGTGTGGCTCCCGGTGGTGAGCCGGTTTTGGTGCCCGGATAGTTTTTTGGGACTTTGTATATGTAATTTATATAGAGTGAAATTCTCTCTGAATTTTATCGTGTGTGTGCCCTGGGcactcccaaactccgatttgcacatagtttgaaccatttaaaaggttgttcaattttctttctaacccaagtagtttggatataaaaaatcatttgtatatcaagagatatgactattttaccctcaattgttcaaaaaaataatccatttcgAAAAATGCTCAaatgtccctcattttaaattgaaTCGAgcatattatatataaataattagagtttttaaagtaaTAAGAGGTGGtgcaatcaaaaaaatatttaaatttcgTTCATAAAAATTGGGTAGAAATAAACAACTACAAAAATTGTCAAGGcgactaaggctaaaacatgttctAAGTTTCACTCGGTGATCCAATCCTTAGTTCGTAGGTATTTCTTTATTGGTTAAGTTAATTTATAAGAgtttataaataatttacaCTTCATCGAACTGTAGGAAAACTGTTTCGTCATTCGCCGAAAGCGGGgcttatatactccctccgtccctttttaaatgtcctgcttcgtaacttcaacttattaaaaagacatcatcattacacctttcacatcaactttttcctccacttttcctacttatccatcatcattacatttttactcactaacttttcaaaataaaatctacttttagagacaaaatagacaatacaccaacttttaccccccctaactttacaaaatggacacttattaagggacagcccaaaatggaatactggacacaaaaaaagggacggagggagtagttttgaAGCCAAAATTTGGAAGTTACGACTACCAACACAATGTAAAAACTCTTTGAAACGATTTCTACTATGCTTCGATGATATGTAGACGCTCTATGAACTCTTTGAGACaattaagcaatgaagaaataaGTATGAACTAGGGATTTGATCATTGAATGAAACCTCGAACTTGTTTTAGTCTTTGTGGCCTTGACAATTTTTGTAGTGGTcttctttctacccaatttCCACAAgcaaaactttaatttttttatggttggattctaTCATCTCTTTGTATCTCAAAAACTCTAtctattgatatataatgggttttgatccgatttaaagTGAGGGACATAAGTGCGTTTTACataaatgaattatttttttgaaccactgtgggtaaaatggtcaaatctcTTGATatacaaacaattttttttatccgaactgcttgggttagaaagaaaattgaataagcTTTTCAACCGTTCAAACTATGAGTGTCTAGGGCTACCCTTCAAACTTTGACGTCTTTTGAAGCTTTATTGCTCCTGAGGCGCACTTctatgcgcccaggcgcacatCAAATGCGCTCCAGGCGCATCCCACATTCCCGAAAAAGTCAAACTTTGATTGCTTGATACAGACACTCCTgaaatccgatttgcgcgtggtttgaaccttTGAAAAGCTCGTTCAATttgctttctaacccaagtagtttggataaaaaaaatcattggtatatcaagagatgtgaccattttaccctcagtgggtcaaaaataatttatttcggtaaaacgctcatATGACCCTCATtgtaaatcggatcaagactcattatatatcaataattaGAGTTTTTAAAGCACTAAGAGATGATGGAATACAATCATAATAAAATTCTAGTTTCGTTTACTTTGTTGGTTTCGAACAACAAAGTAAGCTGGATATATAGGTACGTAATTCATGTTCAATTCCATGATAATGAGAACCAAAATGCAACAACATCTAGCAAGTCTATCTCATGCAAGTCGTCAACGTTAGCCATTCACAGACGGAGTCAACAAAAGGACAGCGTAGTGCACAAGGATCCTACCACAGGGGATTCTGGTCACCAATTCAGCATCGCTGCCTTATCCCTATGTGTAGAGAGGCCGTTGAATCTAAGCACAGTAAGCATCGAGCTTCGACATATGATAgaggtttgtttgtttattctATGAATAAATGTccatctctctctacatatcCACGTCTAAAAGTTGTGGAATTCATTTGCTGCTAGAGCCTGTAAGGATCAGATTGCAGTGCATTGAAGGGGAGCCTTGGTTATTTTGTGTGCCATATCCTATTTTGCGTTGGACAAAGCTCCCCTTGTTTTCTATAAAATCTGATATTGTCTAAAGTTAGGGGTGGTGGTGTAGCATTGTGAGAGCTGAGAGGGTGAGGTAGAGTGGGGAGCCGGTGTGGCTCCCGGTGGTGAGCCGGTTTTGGTGCCCGGAGagtttttttgaactttgtataTGTAATTTATATAGAGTGAAATTTTCTCTGAATTCTATCGTGTGTGTGTGCCctagacactcccgaactttgATTTGCACATAATTTGAAACAtttaaaagcttgttcaattttctttctaacccgtgtagtttggataaaaaaattcatttgtaTATCAAgagatatgactattttaccctctatggttcaaaaaaataatccatttcgAAAAACGCTTAAAtgtctctcattttaaatctaATCGAGCccattatatataaataattagagtttttaaagtaaTAAGAGATGGTGCAATCCAAccacaaaaatatttaaattacGTTCAAGAGAACTGGGTGGAAAtaaacaactacaaaaatcgttAATGCGAACaaggctaaaacatgttctAAGTTTCACTCAGTGATCAAATCCTTAGTTCGAAGGTATTTCTTCGTTGGTTAAGTGAATTTCAAAGATCTTATAAATAATTTAGACTTCATTGAACCGTAGGAAAAACTGTTTCGTCATTCACCGAAAGCGGGGCTTATATAGTTTTGATGCCAAATTTTGGAAGTTACGACTACCAACACAACATAAAAATTCTTTGAAACGATTTCTCCTACGCTTCGATGAAATGTAGACGCTCTATGAACTATTTGAAACATttaagcaatgaagaaatacgTACGAACTAGGGATTTATTCATCTAATGAAACCTAGAACGTGTTTTAGTCTCGGTGGCCttgatgatttttgtagtggtcttCTTTCTACCCGATTTTCATAAgtgaaacttgaattttttaacgGTTGGATTCCATCATCTCTTTGTACCTCAAAAACTATATCtgttgatatataatgggttttAATCCGATTTAAAGTGAGGGGCATACGGGCGTTTTACCGAAGCGAATTGTTTTTTTGAACCACaaggggtaaaatggtcacaccTCCTGATATATGAATGACTTTTTTAACCAAACTGCGTgggttaaaaagaaaattaaacaagcttttcaacggttcaaaccacgcgcaaattggagttcgggagtgtccagaGCAACCCTTCAAAGTTTGACAACTTTTGAAGCTTTATTGCTCCTGAGGCACAATTctatgcgcccaggcgcacgTTAAATGCGCCCCTGGCGCATCCTAGATTCcaaaacaagtcaaactttgagagcTTGATACAAACACTCCTGAAATtcgatttgcgcgtggtttgaaccattgaaaagcttgttcaatttgctttctaacccaagtagtttggattaaaaaaaaatcattggtatatcaagagatgtgaccattttaccctcagtgggtcaaaaataatttatttcggtaaaacgctcatAAGTCCCTCATtgtaaatcggatcaagacccattatatatcaattatTAGAGTTTTTAAAGCACTAAGAGATGATGGAATACAATCATTAAAAAATTCTAGTTTCGTTTACTTCGTTGGTTTCAAACAACAAAGTTAGCTGGATATATAGGTACGTAATTCATGTTCAATTCCATGATAATGATAACCAAAACGCAGCCACATCTAGCAAGTCTATCTCGAGCAAGTCGTCAACGTTAGCCAATCACAGAATGAGTCAACAAAAGGACAGCTTAGTGCACAAGGATCCTGCCACTGGGGATTCTAGGTCACCAATGCAGCATCGCTGCCTTATCCCTATGTGCAGAGAGGCCGTTGAATCAAAGCACAATAAGCATCGAGCTTTGACTTATGATCaaggtttgtttgtttattccattaataaatgtccatctctctctacatatcCACGTCTGTCCGTCCATCTTGTTGAATTCTACCCATGTGGAATGAGTTGCGAGTGTAGGGGAAAATTCATCAGGTGTTGGAGGACACATTTTTAACCTCTCATATTGTCAAGGATTGACTCACAAAAAAAGGGTTTATGAAAGCTACGGAATTCAGTTGCAGCCGGAGCCTGTAAGGATTAGATTGCAGTGCATTGAAGAGGAGCCTTGGTTATTTTGTGTTCCATATCTTTGTTTGGCGTTTGACAAAGCTCCCTTGGTTTTTTATATAATCTGATGTTGTCTAAAGTTAGGGGTGGTGGTGTAGCAATGTGAGAGCTGAGAGGGTGAGGTAGAGTGGGGAGCCGGTGTGGCTTCTGGTGGTGAGTCGGTTTTGGTGCCCGGAGagttttttgtaactttttatttgtaatttatatagagtgaaattttctttgaattCTATCTTGTGTGCCTtggacactctcgaactccgattttcacATAGGTTGAaccatttaaaattttattcaattttctttctaaccatagtagtttggataaaaaaatcatttgtatatcaaGAGATATGACTATTTTTCCCTCAATGGTTCAATAAAATAATCCATTTCGAAAAACGCTCAAATGTCCCACATTTTAAATTGAATCGAGACcactatatataaataattagagtttttaaagtaaCAAGAGATGGTgcaatccaaccataaaaatacttaaatttcattcatgaaaattgggtagaaataAACAACTTCAAAAATCGTCAAGGtgactaaggctaaaacatgttctAAGTTTCATTCGGTAATCAAATCCTTTGTTCGTAGGTATTTCTTCGTTGGTTAAGTGAATTTCAAAGAgtttataaataatttacaCTTCATCGAACCGTAGGAAAAACTATTTCGTCATTCGCCGAAAGCAGGGCTTATATAGTTTCGAAGCCAAATATTGGAAGTTAAGACTACCAACACAATGTAAAAACTCTTTGAAACGAATTTCCCTACGCTTCGTTGAAATGTAGACGCTCTATGAACTCTTTGAAACACTTATGCAATGAAAATATACTTACGAACAAGGGATTTGATCATCAAATGAAACCTAGAACGTGTTTTAGTCTTGGTGGCCTTCACGATTTTTGAAGTGGTCTTCTTTCTACCAAATTTTCATAAGCGAAACTTGAATTTTCTTATGGTTGGATTCCATCATCTCTTTGTACGTACCTCAAAAACTGTATCtgttgatatataatgggttttgatccgatttaaagCGAGGGACATACGAGCGTTTTACGgtaatgaattatttttttcaaccactgagggtaaaatggtcacatctctTGATATACAAACGATTTTTTATCCGAAATgcttgggttagaaagaaaattgaacaagcttttcaactgTTCAtaccacgcgcaaattggagttatGGAGTATCTAGTGCAACCCTTCAAAATTTGACGTCTTTTGAAGCTTTGTTTCTCCTGAGGCACATCCTACTACATTCTAAAACATGTTAGACCTTGAAAGCTTGATACAGACACTCCTGAAATCCGATTTACGCGTAGTTTGAACTATTGAAAAGTTTGTTCAATttgctttctaacccaagtagtttggataaaaaaaaaatcattcgtaTATCAAGAGacgtgaccattttaccctcagtgagacaaaaacaatttatttcagTATAACCACAGTTTATGTTTTCGCTTTGGGTTGCACGCGACTATAAAGTTCAGATCTTTTGCTACTGAATTCATAGCCTACTAGAATTTGCTAGCAGAGGTTTGTAATCATCTCACTCACTACTTTATGAGTCATATTATCCACCTATTTTCtccttaaattattatttaatGTGATCGTCTTATCAGATGTACTCCAACAAAGCCCATTTTGTGAAACTTAGGCTCAAAATAATTGGTTCCATCCGTCAAAGAGTGACGACTGCTCTTCTTGTGTGCTTTTCTGTCTTTAAGAGAAGAGTGACGATTATGAATGAGAATAAAACTTCGAGATGTGGACATTTTTGTACTGGGAAAGAGGAATAAGTTGCTCTCTCAATTGCTATAGGTTTTAGGAAGTATAGTTCCTCTgttaattaaaatctatcatcCTACTTACTGTCTATGGATATGCATAACTATACTTCGGTTTGTCAGACCTTGTTTCTGCTAATCAACCCGAGGGATTGATCACGGATGAAAGAAATCAAATGTGGGATCCATTAGATATGCATTGGACCATTACATGTCAAAGTCGGATGTCTAGCTGTTGAGTTAAGAGTGAATATAATTAACTACCCTCTATACTTGTGACTTGTGAACACGAACGTCTTACTAACATCCCTCATAATGTTAGcttaggaaaaaaagaaaaaagacaaaccCCAAGATAAAAGGTGACTACTAATTATATGATTATTGCTTTGACTATCTGGTTAGGCAGAGTGTAAAAAACACGGTGTTGCCACTTGATTGTGAGTTTCTGTTGTGGATTTGGATTACGCTTTTGGACTTGTACTTGTTTGTGGCGACTGACACCACTTTGAGTTGTGGCAGTTGCATAGATGGCAAGTTTGAAAATCCCTCCATTCGAGGAGGTTGTGAATTTGCAAAGCATAATTAGAAAATGGATAGCCCAGTGATTGCCGCTATAAAGGTCAGTTCTTCATCTCAATGCTTCTGCTTCTTCTGATTCATAAATTTCACTTTTCAAATGTGGATAGTATTACATTCTTTGGTGGTTTTTTTAGTTTGAGGTCAGGCTCAGTTTGTTTAGATGTGACAAAGAAGATTTGCAAAAACAATGTAAGGTAAAATATATATGTGCTTATTTATCTGCGTCTTTTGGTGCTGAAATACCAATTTTTGGGCCATGTTAAGGTAAATGGTTATGGACTAATAGGGGAATTAAGTTGCTTaacttttcttctatttttttgctGAGTAACTTGTGTTCTATTTTATACACATAGTAAGAGTGTTTGAAAAAAAGTGTTCTATTTTGTATTTTCACTTATTGACCAGTTGCTGTCTACCTTAGACATTTTAATACTCATTATCAGGATAACTAAGACGACTTCTGCAAGATTTAGTATCTTCGCAATTCTGATATCCTTAAATGGCCTATTGAGTCTATTCTTAAGAATACCCGTTTACGTGCTAATGAAATTGGCGAAGCTACTTTTAGGCAGATAAGACAAATCAAACGCAATCCTCCAATGACATGATCTCTGAAACTTAATACAGATGGATGCTCCGGAGGGAAAAGCCAGATTCAGAGGGCAATTGGCTGGCGGGCTTCTATGGAAGGATTCAAGACTGCTCCAGCTTTAAGGAAGAGCTGAGAGGATTGAAAATAGGTCTCTTCAACATCCTGGAGCAAGAATTGTAACGTGGAAGTGGAGATGGGTTTAGAAGAGGCAGTGAACCTGGTTAAAAATGGTTGCCCTACCTCACCATCCTCGTTGAAATCTGATTGATACAAATATCTTCTTGACAAGAGCAATAGCTTCATTGGCCATACCTTGGGAGAGGGGAACAAAGTTGCACATCTCTTGGCCAACGTAGGAGTTGAACACTACGACTTCATGGTCTCCCTTGTCGATCCTCTTGTTATGCGATAATTGCCCTTGCGGTTGATAACGCTGGTTTTTTGTATGAGAGACCTTAGCTTATCCTTttactctcttttctttttgcctGTTTTCATATGAGAGACCTTGGCAATTGAATTTAACACAATGGTATTTATATTCAGCCTCTGGGAATCAGTTTGGCAATGGAATCTTAGATGGTCATGACACGGTTTATGTGCAGGGTAAACTCTTTAACAAAATCtgagtttttttgtgtgtaggGCCAGAGATTTGAGAGCTCGCGATCCTCGTCATAtccttcataatttttttaactatcaATTCAGCAATGGTTTCTTTCAAAATACTGTTGTGGGTGGAATTGATCTGGTCTTCTCCGGAGAACTTTTGACAACCATAATGAACTTCAACCGCATTCTCTTAATCATGTGTCATTATCTTATAGATTTTGATATTGTTGGTTATATGAGTTGTGTAATTTGTATGTGATGCTCTCTGTATATGTTGGAATCCTTTATCCTCCAAAAAATGTAAGCGTGACatcaaatatcaaaaaaaaaaagaaagcctCTAATGCCACGAACATTTTCTCTAATGCCACGAGCATTGAATGGTCTGTTGTGTAAAAAGGCTCATTTGCCCTCACGTGGTCAAAAGCTGTCAGCCTAAGCACAAATCTCACAGAGATGCGACAAACGTTGCAAAAAGGGGGCCAACTATCCcacgctccccctctctctctctctctctctctctctcttgccaaaAAGGGGCAAAATTCGCAGAGAAagttttctccctctctctcccggATAAAATTTCATAGCCCACTACTCAGTACTCACTGCCATAGACCACGAAGGATGCCACCCACCGCCTCCGAGCACCGCCGTCCACCATGGACGCCACGGATTAAGTTCCCAGTTCAACAGTTTTCTTCTTACCCGCTACAGAAACTGCGAACAATGGTGATAAGAAGAATGTTCAGCTATATATCTAGCTGCAGGAAGCCCAGCAAGCACAGATATGGTGTTCGATGACCGGTTAGGGCCACGATTATTGGCAAAGCTTAACTCCAACATCGTTATTTTCAAAGAATTTCATGGCTAGATAGTGAAGAAATCAAGCCAAGCTTTTAAGCTCGATTTCTTCGTTCAGTCCGTGCATTTCTCTTTAACAACATGACCATGGTAAAAGTTTTTTTGtgtcaagatttttttttttggtcaagacCATGGTAAAAGTTGTTTTAGAAATATATTACGAGAGTATATTAATGTGTTCATGGCCTAGGAACTTGAGTTGTTGATGTATTAAGAGTTCATTTCCGTGTAGATATTCATCtgatcttttgatttttgattaaTAGTTTGAGTTCCTAATGCTCTGTTTTATGGGTCTATTTCTCCAAGTTATTTATTATGCTAAGACCGGAAAATAATCAAGTGGTAAATTTGTTAAAGAACAAGGGTGAGAGATTTGAAAGTgtgtttgaggagagagagcgAAAGTGTAGTTGGCTCTGTGATTTTAtcggtgagagagagggagattccGTGTTCGAGtggaaaaattcaatttctctGCAACTTTTGCCATTTTTGGCATGAGAAAGAAAGAGTGAGAAGTtcagccagagagagagaggggtatgGGCTCGTTTTGGGATCACAATAGGACAAGTCAGTCATTCTACAAGCCAGAGCAATAAATGTTCGTGGCATTAGAGAAAATGCTCGTGGCattataattttccaaaaaaaatccccaaaagtAAAAGTACAGATGAAATCATTTGCTACGAAGTGACTTTGGTGCATTTGTAAGAGCATCTCAAACGGCTTGTGTTCAAACAGATCAAACACAACTCTTTTCCAGGTTCATATCAAATGAATATGTGTTACCCATGTATACATGAATCCGTAACTGCATAATAGATGTGTACCAGTATCCATGGTTCATAGCAATTAGACACTTAGATTGTGGTCATGCATTTGGATATACCACCTGCTAATTTCTCAAGCATGTGACGTTTCAGGTACATCTTCTCTACCTTTTCTCTTCCCCTCGCCCCCATCTCCTGCCGCGCTGTAGGGTTTTCAAGCAAAAATTGAAGATTCTGAGCAAGAACTTGATTGCCCTCGCGCCCCAGGGGATGTAGGAGACCCGTTTTGTTATGTTCAACAATATCTTTTGTGCCCCCAGCATCAGTTCCTAAGACCTGTAGCACACGCGCTCTTGAAGAATTACAACAGAAAAAAGATACGACTTTCGTATTTTAATATCGTGATTTATTATATAAACACAAGGATGAGAAACAACGGTGAAACTGAGTAGGGTTGGAATTGTACCGGTAAACCAAATGCCATTGCTTCAATCGTCACTCTACCAAATGTTTCCCCAACGTTCTCCTGTTCAGTCCACTATTAGTTAACAGAGACGATAAAGTGCATTTTATCTACTTGTCCAAAGATAAAATCGAAGACATAAAAAGTTCAGCTCTATATATAATTGGTTTAGCCTCTGGATTCATTTGGATGCTCCAGTAGAAATGAGCTATCTATTGTGCTCTGATGTGTGTGTAGTTTAATAACCGTATGGAAATTGGGATTCTTTGGGCCTATAAGTAGCCATATATGACCCATGAAAATGGGGAAGAGAGATGTGagagaaaaaatagagatgtaataggtgagaaaaaaataataatggtgAGCATCAGGGTGAAAGACGGCTCAACTATCCTTGAGCGAGACTCCGGTAGATGTGTATAAAAGTATGTGAAAGCCTGGGGTCTATTCTACTGATGCGTTAAGGGCAATTTACTTGAGACCgacaaaagttacaaaatgaTCATCCAATGTATATCATCACCATTGTGCAAATGTAAAAACTAGGAAGAACCCCATTACCTGGGAGTTGGTTACATAAACATCTGCGGCAGTGTAAAGTGCAGCAACTCGTGTAGCTGTTGGAGTCCACAACACCAACTTGGATAGGTTTGGATGCTGATATATAATTCTGAGCATTGCTTCGAGATAACCCCAATCAGTGCTCCTAGACCAAAGCGAACCGATAAGAATTTTGAGTGTCTGTTCCTGCAGTACTCCTTCACTCTCAGATACCACTTCTGTTATGTTGGCTTCTCTGTCAAAGATCACAGCATCAGGGTCACTCTCAGATACCACTTCTGTTATGTTGACTTTTCTTTTAAGAAACACATGCATTAAAAATTGCATGTCCCCTTCAAAATTTATGTTTCTCCCAGTGGACGAGCAATataggacagagggagtaacacATTGATTTCTAAGTTGTGATTGTGAGGAGAGTGCACGTTGTTATTCTAGAAAAGAAGCATGCAAACAGTGAGCCAGAATCATACCTAGAAAGTTCTTTTCCATCCACCATTTGAGCAGCAGATTCAAGAAACAAAAGCTGGCCTTTTACACCATTAATGCTCCCCAAACACATCACAACCACATCACTGTCTTTCAATCCCATCTCTTCCCTAACTGCCTTTCTCAACTCCTTTCTCTTGTCAAGCATAACTTCAGGGCCAGAAGAAGATGAAGTGTCTGATGAAGAAGAAAACCCTGCTACGGAAGCCAGTTCGTCATTTACGGAGAGGGGAGCCACCAAAATCTTTTGAGAATCGAGGTTGATCTTGTCTTCTGCGCACCAAGCTAGCCACTCTTTGGATTGTGGTTCAATCAGAAATATCAACATTTTCACTCTGTTTAGAACATGTCTCGACATTTCGTAGTACTGCCTTAGGTTCTCCATTATCCACCACGCAATATTTTCGCTTTGGCTTCCCGGGAAACGGGCCCTATATTGCTCTGCAACCATGACAATGCTCAATCAGGtatggggacaccgtaatttttggcataacttcaccattatgagcataactaaaacccattacaatcataacagaacccaaacaaggcataaccaagaaatatccaaaaaaccaatcaaggcataacaaaacccaaccactgcataacaaacaagttatgccttactatgattctgttatgctcataatggttttggttatactcataatgggttttggttatactcataatggttttgttatgccaaaagttacggtgtccccaaaatgaccggggacacaaAATCATTCCCTATAATGACAGGACACCACTTTACAAGGTTTACAACTACACATCAATTTTGTTAATAAAAAGGATGGAGGAAGGGCGAGCGCAAGTTACAACCTTCCCTTAGGCGTGAGCATATGAACTCTAGAAGCGGCGACTCCAAAATTTTAGTTCGtgacaaaataaagaaatttttgtATACAAAGCTCTATGTTGaatgcacatatatatacattttgATTTTTCACTTACTTTGACTGTTTGAATGATTTAGTGCTGATAATATcgagaaaaaaatacaattatataaaagaaatacaaaattgtcagtatattttttgaatcgAGAGGATCCACTTGAATCCCCTGGAAACCATGTAGAGTCGGCCCTGGACTCCAGATCTGTAACGGAGTCCGAAAATAACAAAAGAGCCATAACAACTACCGGACCTAGCAAAGGCAAGTGACCAGTAGACGAGAATTGGAGCACAAGATCTTAAGGCATCGTTAACACAACTCAAAATTATGACCTCTCCTGGCCTCAATCCTGTGGGAGTAACCCACCGACAACCAAGCTAGGTTAGACCGAATATGACCTTGAAATAATAACACTTAACTTCGGAAAAATTCGATCCTTTAATCTCTCATTAGAGAGTGCACAAGGCCAACAAGAGTCGAATCCAAGACCTCAATTAGTTATGGTTGACAATCTCGACGAGATAACAAAAATGAACGAAAATGGAGAAAATGGATTCTCACCGATCCAAGAAGCACAGACGGCTGATCCAGGAATGACAAGATCAGCCTCCACAGCAGTTTTGAAGCTGACAATCCCTTTATCTTTGACAACTTTGATCTTTCTCCTCTTGAGCTCCACCATCAAGCCGCCCCCTCTGTCAAGAACAACTACAGAAACGTTGGCCTCACAGAGCAAGAGCTCCGTCGCCAACTCCATCATCGAAATCGGAGCTCCAGTCATCGAGAGCTCGTGCATTACCACTACGAACTTCCTCCCCCGAACCACCCTTGCAAAATCCCCATTCTCGTCGCAGCCTCCCGTCGGTCTCTTCTCCAGAATCCTGTCCTCTGTCGAATAAAATGGACCCACTATCAATCCAGCAGCAGTACTATTTCTACTCAATTCACCAACTAAATCCTTCGGAATTACAGGCTTGTTCTCTTCGGATACAGCTTTGTTTACACGATCatcc
This DNA window, taken from Rhododendron vialii isolate Sample 1 chromosome 8a, ASM3025357v1, encodes the following:
- the LOC131335479 gene encoding uncharacterized protein LOC131335479; its protein translation is MSQGMEGRICSGSYAKQLFRSNRFILVFLLITSSTYAAFYLQYYSRSSPNGENAAFLGHERMPKQDDDRANADKKEEDDRVNKAVSEENKPVIPKDLVGELSRNSTAAGLIVGPFYSTEDRILEKRPTGGCDENGDFARVVRGRKFVVVMHELSMTGAPISMMELATELLLCEANVSVVVLDRGGGLMVELKRRKIKVVKDKGIVSFKTAVEADLVIPGSAVCASWIEQYRARFPGSQSENIAWWIMENLRQYYEMSRHVLNRVKMLIFLIEPQSKEWLAWCAEDKINLDSQKILVAPLSVNDELASVAGFSSSSDTSSSSGPEVMLDKRKELRKAVREEMGLKDSDVVVMCLGSINGVKGQLLFLESAAQMVDGKELSREANITEVVSESEGVLQEQTLKILIGSLWSRSTDWGYLEAMLRIIYQHPNLSKLVLWTPTATRVAALYTAADVYVTNSQENVGETFGRVTIEAMAFGLPVLGTDAGGTKDIVEHNKTGLLHPLGREGNQVLAQNLQFLLENPTARQEMGARGREKVEKMYLKRHMLEKLAGGISKCMTTI